ACCTGGAGCGGGATCACAATCATCAAcaccttcttctccttctcctgcAAGAAGGGCTTCAAAAACGACCACCCAGTCCCGATCAAAACGATCACCGTGAATAGCAAAACCACCCTGATAAACTGGAAGATGTAGAACAACACGTCCCACCCGTGCGGCGTGCCCGTGACCTTAACGTAGTGCTTGTCCTCCGCGGCGCAGATCAGATTCAGCGCCTTCATGAGCAATAACGCGGCCATGAGCAAATGGATCCGGTGGACGACGCGCTTGTTGGTGTAACAGAGGTAGATCCAGAATCCGAGGAAGGCGAAGTAGGCGatggagaagaggaagaagagggagGGGAGATGGGTGCGTCCGGCTGAGAGGTAATCCTTAGAACCGTCGCTGTCTAAGTTGTAGACCTCGGTGCGTACGGCCATGGAGACAGAGGACTCGGGTGCGCAATTGGCGAAGAAGAGGGAGTACTCGTTAGGGGAGGAGACTGGGTAGGAGTGGTTGAAGGAGGCAGCGGGGGGTGGCGAGAGGTCGCGGAAGTTGAACAGAGAGGATATGTAGTGGGAGTCCAGGACGCAAAGCTGAGGGTTCTGCTGGATCTCCACCAGTACTTGCAGGAGGGACTCCtcagaaagaaggaagaagccCAGCCGGGACGGGTCCGGCGGGGAGAGCGAGGTGGACACCGAGACGGAGGAGACGGAGATCGTCACGTGCCCGGTGTGGGTGAAACCGAATTTCTCGAAGAGGATCATGGGGCGGCTGTCGGAGGTGATGGTTAGGGTTTTGATCTCGGCGGAGCTGGGGGAGAGGACgacgaggaggaggaggaagaggaagggtagtttcgtcattttGATGCGGGTGTGGAGAATGGAGACGAAATTGGCGTGGTGAAGGGAGCAACGGGGAAGAGTGGGAGCAAAGAATGCGAGGCAATGATAAATTGATGATGGGGGGTCACGAGGAAAAGGGTTGGTAGAGGCCCAGTTGTGTACTTTTGCTTGGTCCAGAAGGCAGCCCAAGAGCCTACAAAACTATATTAGTGCGGCCCAATTATAAgtgagttgtttttttttttttttttgaagcaaaaaaTTATAAGTGAGTTGTTGAATAAAATTAGATTTTGCAATTCATTTCATGTGTCAAGTTGCTAAGGCGTGTCTATAACATTATATAGATTATTCATAActtaatcaatttaattaaacgggttaaattCATTATCCATaacttattatttttgtattgagtttgtgTCGAATTTGTAAATCATCTCAAATTGTATGTCACTATGTCACCTATCTGGTTCGAGTCGTGTCAAAATATGAATCTTGGACTAAGTAACTCATTTTTGTGCTCGTACCTTGGTAGAATGCCAACTTTATATTAAggttaaaatattgaaaatgaaacTTCTTTGGTGAATTAAACTAGTTAATGTTGTAAAAATCATACACAAAAATGGTCCTTCTTTATTTTAGTTGTGTTGTCACTTGTCTGTCACACATATTTGTTGTTGTGTTATAGTGATTTTGCGGTCCCCACTTCTAGAAACATTTATTGGACGCTTAGATCTCCCTCACGCACTGTGGTTTCTTTTCTTGGCTAATGAAATGGAGTGgaatatatgaagaaaaaagaaaattagagttctttttgCCTCACAAATAGTAAACATCATTGAGATTGAGAGAACTCTAAAGAGTTCGAGAtgagaatctttttttttttttttttggcagcgATGGATTTTCAACGGTGTTGTGTTGATTAGGGGTGAAAATATGGGCGGATAATAACTGCCAGCATCCGTTATCCGCATATGCAGCTGACATTtagccccgccgaccgcaatgagtATTATGAGTTGGAATTATCGAGGGTTTGGGAACCCTCAAACAGTTCGAGACTTTTGCCGTCTGGTGAAGGTTAAGAAACCCGAAATGGTTTTTCTTATGGAAACCATTTCAAGACAGAGTAAAATGGAGCGGATTCGGTGTAAATTGGGGTTTCCCAATATGTTGGTGGTAGATTGTGTGGGGAAAAGTGGTGGCTTGGCACTGCTATGGAATGACGACGTGGGGGTGGAGATACAAAATTACAGTTGTCGCCATATCAACGCTAAAGTTTGTTTAACTCCTAATAAAGGGTTTTGGAAATTTACAAGCTTTTACGGTCATCCGGAAGCAAACAAAAGAAGAGAGGCATGGGGCCTTCTACGTTATCTCGTGACCATGGCTCCCGAACCTTGGATTTATTTGGGGGATTTTAACGAGATTCTGTATGTGTCCGAAAAATTGGGTGGCAAAGACAGACATAGGGGATTTATGGAAGATTTCCAATCCACTTTgacaaattgtaatttaatggattTGGGCTACAGGGGGCCCAAATTCACATGGAACAATGGCAGGGATGGAGAAGCTTTTGTACAAGAAAGACTAGATCGAGTAGTGGCGAATGAAGGGTGGAGAGCATTTTTTCCCAAAGTCGATATTTTGGTGGAGGGAACTTTATGTTCGGACCATTTACCTTTATTTGTCACGTTGCATGAAGACAAGCGGCTGGGTAGGAATATTCATCCATTCAAGCATGAAGCTTATTCGTTACTGGATGATACATAAACTGAGGTGGTCAAGCTTGCATGGAATGCTAAGAAATCAAGGATGAGCAGAGGGGGAAGTCTACGACGAAAATTGGACAAATGTAAAGTCGAATTGAAGAGATggcaggaaaaaaagaaggggccagaaagagaaataaagaaGCTATGTGAACAAGTGACTCTTTTACAAGCCAAGGAGGGGCCGGAGTAATTGgcagaaataaaaaaaaaaacttaaaacgcAAGTGGATTCTCTCATGGACCAAGAGGAAGTACAGTGGCAACAGCGTGCGAAAGTGGATTGGCTTTGGAATGGAGATAAAAACACCAAATTTTTTCACGCTTGTGCAAGTCAAAGGCGAAATTCTAATAAAATCCAAATGGTTTGTGATATGGAAGGGAATCAATGGGAGTCCCAAGAAGATATTGGAAATGCATTTGTGGATTATTTCAGCCACTTATTCTCTACTGGGCAGCCGACTGGGTTGGAGGAGTGTTTGGAGTCTATTGACAGAAGAGTGACACATGAAATGAATGAGAGGTTGCTAAGACTTTTCACGGCTACAGATGTTAGTGCTGCTCTTCGTCAAATGGCGCCCCTTAAAGGTCCGGGTCCGGATGGGTTTAATGCTTGTTTTTTCCAAAAGCATTGGGCGTTAATTGGAACTGAGGTTTGCAACGATGTGCTATTTAAATTCTGGAGTATTGAATAAAGAATTGAATTCCACTTATATTGCTCTCATTCCTAAGTCTAAGAATCCAATTTGTGTTACTGATTACCGCCCAATTAGCCTatgtaatgttttatataaaatcaTCTCAAAGGTTTTGGCTAACAAGCTTAAAGAGGTTTTGCCTGCTATCATATCATCGTATCAAAGCGCCTTCATTCGGGGGGCGCTTGATTTCGGACAACATTGTTGCTGCGTATGAAACTCTTCACACTATGCATTTCAGAATGTATGGGAAAACGGATTTCATGGCAGTTAAGCTTGATATAAGCAAAGCATATAACAGGGTGGAATGGTGTTTTTTGGAGGAAGTGATGAGAATGATGGGTTTTGATCACAGATGGATTAATCTGATCATGAGGTGTGTGAGTACAGCTCACTTTTCAGTCTTGGTAAATGGTATTCCAATGGGACGAATTACCCATACTCACTTTTGGCCCGAGCTGACCGAGATGGCTCTTTTAGAGGTGTCCCAACCTCCAAAAGGGATCTCGATTGAACCATCTTTTTTTCGCTGATGATAGTTTATTGTTTTGCAGAGCCGATCATTCACATTGGCATCGAATGACTGCTATCTTGAATTGCTATGAGCGTGCTTCGGGTCAAATGCTTAATGTTAACAAAACTGCAATCTACTTTAGTCGTAATACACCGACTGAAGAGAGGGAAGCCATTCTTGAGATCGCTGCAATACCAGCGTTTCAAAGGTTTGATACCTACTTGGGACTCTCGGCTTTGGTAGGAAAGTCATGGACTAAGGAGTTCAAGACCATTATCGACCGGATTGAAAAACGATTAAAAgattggaagttgaaatttttatcGCAGGCTGGGAAGGAGATTCTTTTAAAGGTCGTGGTGCAAGCTATACCGACATATAGTATGAGTGTCTTCTTGCTTCTGAAAGCATTATGTTCCACTATAAATTCGATTATGCATAAATTTTGGCGGGGGCATAAAAGTAATGAGTCCCATAttcactggatgagttggggaCGATTGAGAATCAATAAAGAGAAGGGAGGGATGggttttagagagttctcttgTTTTAACAAGGCTCTATTGGGTAAACAATATTGACGCCTCTGGAAATCCCTGGACAGTTTGGTAGCAAAGATAATGAaggcaaaatattttccaagtAGTGAGGTTTTGGATGCGAAAATTGGATCTGAACCCTCGTAtgcatggaggagtatttgTAGTTCGCAGGCATTACTGAAAGAAGGACTGTGTTAGAGGATCGGAAATGGGGAGAATGTTCGTATTTAGGGAGAGCGTTGGGTACCTAAACGACATAGTTACTTTATCCAATCCCCCCCACGACAAGGGTATGAAGATGCTATGGTGTGTGACCTAATTGATAAGGAAATGGGTTGGTGGGATTGTAATATCCTTGCAAACCTATTTAGAGAGGATGAAGTGGAAGCCATAAAATCAATTCCGCTGAGTAGTACTAATCAAGAGGATTTGCTGATTTGGAGGGGCACGGTAAATGGGCTCTTTTCAGTCAAGAGTGCCTATCATTTGGCTAAAGAGGTGGAAGATAGATATAAGGCAGGTAGTTCTACGGGTATGCAAAAGAGTGAAGTGTGGCAACGGATTTGGAAATTACATATCCCTAgtgtggagaaaatttttatcTAGAGAGCTTACCATAATATTCTATCTACTAGGGATAATCTCTTGAGAAGAAAAATTGTGCAGGATCCGCTGTGCCCGATTTGTGGGTTGGAGGTTGAGACACCTATCCATATATTATGGGAATGCTCTTCAGCTATGGATGCGTGGGGATCTAGTTgtaaaaaattccaaaagagTTCTTTTAAGGGGCTACCTTTTATTAAGGTGTTGGAGGAGGTTTTGAAAATcgcaaatgaggaagaaataaaATTCTTTATTGGTTTATCACGGCAATTGTGGCTTAGACAAAATGAAGTGATTTATGGGGGAGCATTTTGCCATCCAAATTTGCTGATACAGAGGTGTACAATGCAATTTCTGAATATGGTTAAGCTAATAGCGTCGAGTCTCATGCGCAAAGAGTACAGGGGAGCAACGAAGATGAAAAATGGCACGCACCTCCAGTGGGCAGACTAAAGGCCAACTGGGACGCTGCAATGAACGTCAAATGTAGCAAAATAGGCATGGGCGTGATTGTCAGGGATCATGAAGGGTGTGTCATTGCAGCCAGGTGCAGTACCAGTCAAGGCACTTTAGATCCATCAGTTGCGGAAGCTTTAGCAGCAGTCCATGCACTGCGGTTCAGTCTGGAAATTGGCGTGAATATTATTAGTCTGGAAGTTGACGCCAAAAACGTGGTGGAAGCGATGAATTCACAAGAAGAAAACTGGAGCAGAATTGGACACTTAGTGGCAGATGCTAAATCTATGCTCAACGGTTTTAATAACTGGGATATTAAGTATGTAGGACGTAGTGCCAATTTCGCAGCTCATCATCTTGCAAAATTGGCAGCGAGATCGGGAATTGACAAGGAGTGGTTGGGAGAAATCCCTGATTGTATCCTAGAGATTGTCCAAAGAAAGCAGTCTGTATTATCTTTTTGATTGATTAATGAAGAAGTGAAtgcttttcttatatatatatatatatatatatatatatatattgtcggatttttgtttcttatatttgctAGATTCGCAATGTTATTGAATTTCACTTTTAGAaaactcttttaatttgttctaattaattgccttatatgttcttcctttattattattattattattattattatttaaatgttttttcttgttaccaactatagatttactagaagctaaatattaaataatgtatgtaatgaaaatttattggcAAAATAGTTAGAAAGTGTGATATGAATAACAGTGttcaactataaataatgttttgtttttgtttttgtttttgtatttactaGAAGCAATAATTAGTAAATTATAATTTCAAGGTTTAAAATGCTCATTACCTCAATGCGGATAACAGATAATATCCAAATTTATTATCCGCATTAACCACGCAGATGCGGATATGGATATACGGATAATACccttattattaatttttttcaaacttacaaaaaaaaaagaaaaaaaaaaaaagtgggtggCAGGCTGGGGTGGTAGCACCACCCCCTGAGCGCTTCGTGGTGGTCCCTCTAAGTGCTCCGGGGGTGGTGTGACCACCCCTGTGGCATTTTGGGGTGGTCACAGCAACCTTAGATGGCTTCGGGGGTGGTTGCGGCCACCCATACCCGCTCTGTGGGTGACCACCCACCCATGATCGGccacccatttaattttttatattttttgttttctgtttttaattaagttgaaaacaataaataaatagtggtGGCCACtttgtgggtggccgaccacttatttaattttttaaaattaagttgaaaaaaaaagaaataaatagtgatgaattttttagtaattttgattcaattccactTAAAACATATGTGTTGTTACTAAAATAAGGAATAAGAGTAATTATTCCATTTTACCCTCCTCTATTGCTagtaataactatttattttcctaatagAATAGTCATTCCTCAAGCTTCGActaactatttattttcttaatgaaataGCCATTTTGCAAATCAAACGAGACTTTAGTCTCAATTATGCTGTGTCACTCATATACTTAGAGCACTTCTAGTAGTACCCTATAACTAGTTCTCTCtcataaatttaggaaaaactaaaaaaaattcaaaaaaaaattcaaaaattcaaaaaatagcatttctcattagtTATACATCTCAGACATTAATTTACACAAAGAAATCATGTGATACACGTGACCTAACAATTCGACCTAACAATTCAAGAATCATAACAGTTGGTAATACTTTTACGATCAAAGTCAACTTAAAAAtcctacaaaaaagaaaaagaaaaagggtcaACTTAAAATGTATATCTTATTTATTTAGGTATAAATAATAAGGGATGGACAAAGgtttaagaggaaaaaatattaagagataaatttatatttttcataacaGGGTACcagtaaaaagagaaaataagacAAGGaaggagagaaaacaaaatcttgGTCCTTGGATATATCGttttaaaaaagatattaatctttgaaaatattattgcttataaaaagaaaagaaaaggtgtcaaaaaaagaaaaaaaaaaaagaaaagaaaaggcgaTTGGGGCATGTTTGAGTGTGCGTTTAAGGGTCTAAAAGTTTATTTAACACTTCAACAatccgtttaaagaaaaaaagtacacatttggtaaaaaaaattgaaagtacttttaagagtccaaaaaaccaaaaaatagccaaaacacatttttggcaaaaaaaaaaaaaaacttaaaatctctatttttcaaatgcaatttcaaacatgttctaagggtccgtttgggagtgcgattttaaaaattgcgtttttaaagtttacgttttttaaatcgctactttttaaaatcacgcaggcgtttggtaaaacatgttaagaagtatttttttttttttttatcaattgagtgttttgataacattagcatataattgctgtttcatgaccaaatagataaatattgccccaaacatttttttaagtgaaatcgtaattttggcTTAAATTCAcacatttttaaataagcatATTCTAATCAGCTTAATcagcttataaaaatcgcaggtcttttcacgattttaaaatttgcgtttttaaaatcacaatttcaagCATttcaaaattgcgatttgatttaaaaacacagattattttttaaaaaatacatttccAAACGGACCCTAAGGACTATAGCGCAAAGGgcatttttggtgttttataatcgataaaattttgagaaaactaATTTTACCTCACTACacttaatttagaaaaaaactattatgggtcaatataatttttttttttagtttgagaTATTATAATTGAGTGAAATTTTCATGAGTAagtgtaattttatttaatttttggtttttgtttttgtttttattttttcagagcatcaataaatattttgttcacTTCAAGACAAAGTGCACTACGAGGTGATGATGGTCTCTGCTCTTTCCTTTTAAACCCGGAGACATTTATCTGAGTACAGTATTTAACAAGGAATCTAAGCCTGAATACCCAAAAAACCCttctttttattcaatatttacCGGTGACCTAGAGAGCAATTTCTGTAATTTCATCCAACAACAGGACCGGTTAAGCATTTCCGTTCGAGGAATACCTATTTATTGCTTGGCCATGGAGCTTGCTGGTTTTTGGCGTCCATTTGTTATCCTCCAAACAATCCCCCGAAAAGTCCAAGCTTCGAAGCCGCCAAGCATTTCAACAAGGGAGGATTGAATACGCAAACACAAacattaattaaagaaattccTAGAAGACTAAAGCGACCTCACCAAGAAAGAGCAAGAGAAAAACTTTTTTGAGCATTTGGGCTGTTAGATTGGTTTGTCTTCGCCCATCTTCAAATTTCAATCTGTAAGTGTAACCACCTTAATGTCGTTTTAATTTTCTCTGAGAGGTTGTGTTCTCCGctctgcaatatatatatatatctttgtgggttttgtttgtttaattttctcgGGAAGTTGGTGTCTCTGCAtttttggttgctgggaaagAGGAAGCTTGGGAAAAGAATCGAAAATTCGAGATTTTTTTTAGCGGGTCGGAGTTGATTTTTTCATTTATGTGCATGTATTTTCGTGGGTTTGAAATGGCTACTGGAACATGtcaagtttttcttttccttttctttcctttcttggcGACCAAACGGATATTAGGGTTTTAAGTTCACTTCAAACTGGCGTTGACATCATATGTACTATTTACTTTGTTTctttaaaatgatcatttgatggaatttttttttttttttttttttttttgtcttggatTTCACGCAGTGAAATACGTCGCAGTCTTGTTTGGaggaaataattttatttcaatttggGTGGATGTTATTTTTGAAGGGA
Above is a genomic segment from Corylus avellana chromosome ca9, CavTom2PMs-1.0 containing:
- the LOC132192116 gene encoding protein CANDIDATE G-PROTEIN COUPLED RECEPTOR 7: MTKLPFLFLLLLVVLSPSSAEIKTLTITSDSRPMILFEKFGFTHTGHVTISVSSVSVSTSLSPPDPSRLGFFLLSEESLLQVLVEIQQNPQLCVLDSHYISSLFNFRDLSPPPAASFNHSYPVSSPNEYSLFFANCAPESSVSMAVRTEVYNLDSDGSKDYLSAGRTHLPSLFFLFSIAYFAFLGFWIYLCYTNKRVVHRIHLLMAALLLMKALNLICAAEDKHYVKVTGTPHGWDVLFYIFQFIRVVLLFTVIVLIGTGWSFLKPFLQEKEKKVLMIVIPLQVLANVASVVIGETGPFIKDWVTWNQVFLLVDIICCCAIIFPIVWSIRSLRETSKTDGKAARNLAKLTLFRQFYMVVIGYLYFTRIVVFALRTIAAYKYQWVSNAAEEIASLMFYMVMFYMFRPVERNEYFVLDEEEEEAAEMALKDEDFEL
- the LOC132162400 gene encoding uncharacterized protein LOC132162400, producing the protein MSIMSWNYRGFGNPQTVRDFCRLVKVKKPEMVFLMETISRQSKMERIRCKLGFPNMLVVDCVGKSGGLALLWNDDVGVEIQNYSCRHINAKVCLTPNKGFWKFTSFYGHPEANKRREAWGLLRYLVTMAPEPWIYLGDFNEILYVSEKLGGKDRHRGFMEDFQSTLTNCNLMDLGYRGPKFTWNNGRDGEAFVQERLDRVVANEGWRAFFPKVDILVEGTLCSDHLPLFVTLHEDKRLGRNIHPFKHEAYSLLDDT